The following DNA comes from Oceanococcus atlanticus.
GTGTCACCTTTCCCATGTTCACGCGCATCGACGTGAAGGGCAAAAAGGCGCACCCGCTTTTCCAGCGGCTGGCTGAGCAAACGCGCAAGCCGAGCTGGAACTTTCACAAGTACCTGATCAAGGGCGATCAAGTCACCGACTTCGGCCCACGCACCAAACCGGATGACGAGACACTCATCAAAGCCATCGAACAGGCGCTTTCAGAGCAAACCGCGGCCCGATAATTTGCCACTCGCAGAACCAACAAACATTTCTGTATATTTGTCGTTTTGAATTTTCGACGGGGCGCGCGGGCGCCACCGTCGCAGAGGTGTTTGATGAAACGATTTGCGATGCTGGCCGCCAGCACCTTGGGCCTGAGCGCCTGCGCCTTGCTGCCAACTGATATGGCCTCCAACACCAACCCGCTGCTCAGCCCCAGCACTCTGGATTATCAGTACCCGCACTTCGACCGGATTCGCGCCGAGCACTTTCTACCGGCCTTTGAGAGTGCCGCAAGCGCGCACCTTGCTGAGGTCGAGGCCATCGCAACTCAGGACACCGCATCGACCTTTGACAACACCATCGTGGCGCTGGAACGGTCGGGTCAGGACCTGATGCGGACGGCCTATGTGTTCTTTGGCCTGGTTGGCGCGCACACCAATGACACGCTCAACGAGGTGCAAACCACGGTGGCCCCGCAAATGGCCGCACATCAGGACAAGATCCTGCTCAACCCGCAGCTGTTTGCGCGCATCGATGCGATCTATCAGTCCCGCGACACGCTTGACCTGAACCCCGAGCAGCGCCGCCTGGTTGAACGCTATCACCAGAACTTCGTCCGTGCTGGCGCAAGGCTGAGCGAGGACGAAAAGACCCGTATCAGCGCGATCAATGAGCGACTCTCCAGTCTGGTGACGAAGTTCGGCCAGAACGTGCTCAAAGAGCGCAACGACTCCACTGTTTTTGTCAGCGATGTTGATCAGCTGGCCGGCTACAGCACAGCCGAAATCGAATCCGCGGCCCAGATCGCCAGCGACGCTGGGCACGATGGCGAGTACGCCATCAAACTGCTCAACACCAGCTCGCAACCGGCGCTCAAGGTGCTCACGCACCGACCCACCCGCGACAAGGTGATGCAGGCCTCCCTGGCGCGTGGCTTGCGCGACAACGACTACAACAATCAAGCACTGATCCTGGAGATCGTGCGACTGCGCGCGGAGCGCGCCCAGCTGATGGGGCATCCCAACCACGCCGCCTATGTGCTGGAAGATTCGACTGCGCAAACCACCCAGGCGGTCAACGATCTGCTGACCCAACTGGCGCCCAAGGCAGTGGCCAATGCCCGTGCCGAAGCGGCCGATCTGCAGACCTTGATCGACGCCGAAATGGGTGCCTTCATGCTCAGCGCGGCCGACTGGCCGTTCTATGCCGAAAAACTTCGCCAGCAACGTTATGCGTTTGACGAAAGCCAGATGCGCCCCTACCTGGAACTCGACCGCGTGCTGCACGATGGCGTGTTCTACATGGCGCAAGCGCTGTACGGCCTGAGCTTCAAGCCGCGCAAAGACCTGCCGGTCTACCACCCGGATGTCAGCGTGTGGGAGGTGTTCAATGCCGATGATTCCGCGCTGGGTCTGTTCCTGTTCGACCCGTATGCGCGTGACAGCAAGCGCGGTGGTGCCTGGATGAACGCCTATGTGCCGCAGAATCACCTGCTAAAGGCCAAGCCGGTGGTCGGCAACCACCTCAACATCACCAAACCGCCTGCCGGTGAACCCGTGCTGTTGACCTTTGATGAGGTCACCACACTGTTCCACGAGTTTGGCCATGCCCTGCACGGCCTGTTCTCGGATGTGAGCTACCCGATGTTCTCCGGCACCAGCGTGCCGCGCGATTTCGTCGAGTTTCCCTCACAAGTGCACGAGATGTGGGCGGTGTGGCCGGACATCCTGCAGCGCTACGCTCGCCACTACGAAACCGGCGAGCCCATGCCGCAGGCCCTGGTCGAGCGCTTCCTGGCCGCCAAGAAATTCAATCAGGGCTACGCCACCACCGAGTACCTAGCCGCCTCGTTGCTCGACCAGGCCTGGCATCAGCTCGGTCCGGATGAGATTCCCAGCGACGTGGCCCAGTTCGAAAAAGCGGCCCTCAAACGTGCCGGTATCCTGCTCGACACGGTGCCCACACGCTATCGCAGCGCCTATTTCTCGCACATTTTCGCCGGCGGTTATTCGGCCGGTTACTACTCCTACATCTGGTCCGAAGTGCTTGATGCGGAAACCGTCGAGTGGTTCAAGGCACATGATGGTCTCAAGCGCATCAATGGCGACTGGTTCCGCGAGAACCTGCTCTCGCGCGGCGGCAGCATGGATGCCATGGAGCTGTTCGAACTGTTCCGCGGGCGTGCACCGCGGATTGAGCCGTTGCTGGAAAAACGCGGGCTCAACGCCAAATAGAGCCCCATCCGGCACGGCCTGGCCGTGCCGGTTCAACGCTGCAAGGGTGCCCCGAAATGACGCATCCGGCTGGCCAGCGTGGCCCGCGACAACGGACCGAAGTGGCTGTCGACCATTTTGCCGTCGGCATCAATAAACAGGGTTGTGGGCAAACCGCGGCTGCCCACCATGGGTGCCAGACGAGCGTCATGATCCAGCACCACGTGCTGCAAGGCCAAACGCTGCGAGGCCAGAAACTGAGCCACCGTTGCGGCGTCCTCTGCCTGGTTGGCATATACGAACGCCACATCCGGATAGCGGGCCTGTGCATCTTCCAGAACCGGCATTTCACGCACGCACGGCGGGCACCAGGTGGCCCATAAATTCAACACCAGCGGGCGTCCGTCTGCGAGCTCGGCCAAACGGCTTGTCTGCCCATCGATAAGTGCCACAGAGGCCTCAAGCAGCTCATTGGCAGGGCCTTGCATCCGCTCCAGTAGCAAGCTGCCCGCCGCCAAGACCATGGCACCGGCCAGCAAACCACCAGACAAGGCGCGGCGCCACTCAGGATGCCGCCACAACTGCCACACCGCGCAGGCCACGCCGCCCAGCAGTGCCGCTGCGGGGCTGAAGCCACCATCACGGATATCCAGCACACCCCAGGGCGCATCACGGTAGTGTTCGAAGTACAACAGCACAAAGCCCACCCGGGCACTGAGCATGGCAACCAGCAGGATGTCGGCCAGTGCGCCGCCGATGCTGATCTCACGGCGCCGCCCAAGCAAAGTGCCCACCAGCCACGCGACCAAAGCAGCCGCCAGCAGCACCGCATGAGGCGCAGACAAAGCAATGGGACCGAGATTAAAGCTGAGCATAGCGCTGCTCAGACGCCCGAATCGGCCCGAGGTTCAGCGTGGCTCGCTCTAATCTCGCATCAAGATCCCGCGCCCAGACTCAGTGCACTGGCCATCGCCAACCCCAGGTAGTTGCCCAGCGCCAAACCCAGCACACCGGCTGTCATACCTGACATGACCACCTCGCGGTTTCCCAATACTTTGGCTATGGGACCCACAAACGGCGGGCCGTAAATCGCGGCGGTGGAGGTGATGATGACGGTGTCCACATCAATACCAAAAACACGCGCACTGAGAAAATGCAGAAGCACCGCAAACAGCAAAACGCAGCTGCTGTAAAGCAACACCATCGATCCGGCCTGAAGCATATGCTGGATGTTGGCTTGAGTCCCGATCGTGATGCAGAACACCAGCAGCAGATACTGGCCTGTTTCGTAACTGCAAGACAGCGCCCTAACCCGCGGCGACAGGGTGCACAGCATCGCCAGCGTGGTAATCCCCAGTATCAATGCCGCCTCCGAAAAATGCCCAAGCAGCATCCAGGAAAGTCCTGCGGCAAGCGCACTGATGAGCAGCGATAGCAGGACGGCGATAGCACCGCCGGGCCACCAGGCGCGAGCAACCGGCGCTGCCTGCGATGTCTGCGCCACGCCAGCAGCTGGGCGAAAAGCCGGGAAATAGCGCGACAACAGTGGCTTGGCCAACGTCATCAGGAACAGCAGATAAGCACTGCCAAGGATCACATCAGCGCCGTTAAGCAAAATGAAGGTGTTCTCATCAACCCCACGCGCCAACGCCACCGCATTCATATTCGGCGTACCGCCGGTATACAGCCCGGTGAGCATGCCTGATACATCAGCCGCGGCTGCCAGCTGCTGGCCCAGCACCAAAAACACCACAACCGCACTGATGCAAACGGCCGCTACGGCGAGCGCAAACGACACCACGGTGGAACGTGCCAACCCCAGCCAGTGACGCAAATTGGCTGGAAACAGCAGCAGCGGTACCGCAATCAATACGCTGGCGGCGATAATCCCGCTGGCCAACGGGGCGGCAAATTCAACCCGCGGCACATGGGCAACAAGTATGCCGCTGGCATAACAAAGCACCACCGGACTCAGCGTTGCCACAATGCGCAGCTGCGACTCCGCCCACATCAACAGCGCCGGCACACCGAACAGAAACATCAGCTGCATCAGCACGCTGGCATCCAGGCTGGCGAGCGCGCTGTTCACCACTGCAAGCTGAACTTGCCGTAAACAACCCGCCCGGGCTGTTGGTTGGCCAGAAACGTCCCCGGAAACAAGGCGGAGTCGATGGCCTGATTGAGCACTCGCTTGTCGCTGAGGTTCTTGGCACCCAGCGTCACGCTCCAGCGCTGCGATGGCGGCGCCACCCGCAGGTGGGCGGAATACAGCACATGACCGGGCACCCGGGTTGCCGGATCCAGATCGGTGTCCGTGTACTGCTGTGCCTGGTAGCGTGCGTTCAAGCCCAGCGTGAACTCATGCTGTCCGAGCCGGTATTCCAGTGTGGGGCTCAACGTGGCTGCCCAGCGCGGGGCAAAGGCCAGAGTCTTGCCACTCAAATCTTGCTGCGCGTTGACCCCATCAGACACCGGCGCTGGCGCATCGACATAACGGTCATAGCGCGCATCCAGCCAGCCGACCGATGCCGCCAGGTTGAGCGGTTGGTACGGCGTCAGCCAATAGGCGTCCAACTCCAACCCTTGCGAGTAGGCCGAAGCAGCATTGGTGACATCGAAGAACACACTGTTAAACGCCAGCACCTGCAGATCATCAAAATCCATCCGGTAGAGCGTGGCATTAAGGCTCAGGCTGCGCTGCAACCAGTGACTCTTGATACCCAGCTCCCAGGCGGTGGCTGTTTCCGGCTCATACTCAAGCTCGCCATCGGTGAATGAAATGGCATTGGCCCCGCCACTTTTGTAGCCCCGCGACCAGTTGGCAAACAGGCTCAAATCATCGTCGTGGCGGTACATCAGCGAAAGCTTGGGTGAGAGGTTGTCTTCCTCTCGCTCAATGAATTGCTGGTAATCCTCACCGCTGACCAACAGTTGCACAATGCACTGCTGGGTCAGCGGCTTGGTCCGGCACTGAGTTTCACCCTTCGCGCGGATATCTTTGACTTCGCGATTGATGCGCAAGCCTGGAGTGATTGACCAATGCGCATCCAGATGCCAGCTGAGCTGGGCGAAGGCTGCATAGGTCTGCACACGTTGATCGAAATCGTATTCATAACGATCCTGGCCGATGACCCCACCAACCAGCGGTCCCAGCAGCGGAGCCAGCAGCCCGGTCAGCTGGCCAAGACCGCCGAACGGGATACCGGCAATCGCACCTCCGGAAAGCAACTGCAGGCCATCGTTGGACAAGGCGTAGGACGCCAAATCCTGGCCGGCCTCAATGCCGGTCACGATGTGGTAATCGGTCTGCATCGCAAACAGACCCGCGACAAATTCCAGCCCCTGGCCCCACGGTGCATCGCCATGGCCACTGAATCGCCATTCGGCGGAGTATTGCTGGTAGTCCTCGGTGTCACCGTAAAGGCGCAACAGATCAGCTGGCGACGTATCCAGATCCTGGTATTGATCCACGTGCAATTTCGACACACCCAGCACCACCGTGGTGTTGAGCCCAGCAAGATTCAGCATCGGACCAAGCTCAAGATCCGCGTGTGCCGCTGCGCTCCAGGAATCCTTGTTCATATACCCGGGGTAATCAAAGCTGGTCTGGAAGTCATGTGGATTGTCTTCCAGCTGCGGATCAAAATTCTGCAGGTAACTGCGAGTGTCATCGTCCAGTTCATACAGCTGCCTCGGCCAGAAATGCACCTGCGATTCCGAGCGTTGCCCAACCAGACCAAAATCCAGCCTGCCATCCCCCTGATAATCCAGGCGCAGGCGCTGGGCGGATTGTTCCAGGGTGTCTTCGTAACGGTCGATTGTGGTGTTATAAAGCCGCCCGTGGCGATGATCTTCCAAGGCGGCCAGACGCACGCCCCAGCGTTCGCTCAACCGAGCCCCGACACCCGCTTCAAGGCGATCGTCAGCCCACTCGTTTCGCGCGTAGCTCAGGTCGGCCTCAACGCCCTGCTCCGGCGCACCACGGGTCACGATATTGAACACCCCCGCAATAGTGTTCTTACCGAACAATGTGCCTTGCGGCCCGCGCAGCACTTCTATGCGCTCAAGATCAAACATCGA
Coding sequences within:
- a CDS encoding M3 family metallopeptidase is translated as MKRFAMLAASTLGLSACALLPTDMASNTNPLLSPSTLDYQYPHFDRIRAEHFLPAFESAASAHLAEVEAIATQDTASTFDNTIVALERSGQDLMRTAYVFFGLVGAHTNDTLNEVQTTVAPQMAAHQDKILLNPQLFARIDAIYQSRDTLDLNPEQRRLVERYHQNFVRAGARLSEDEKTRISAINERLSSLVTKFGQNVLKERNDSTVFVSDVDQLAGYSTAEIESAAQIASDAGHDGEYAIKLLNTSSQPALKVLTHRPTRDKVMQASLARGLRDNDYNNQALILEIVRLRAERAQLMGHPNHAAYVLEDSTAQTTQAVNDLLTQLAPKAVANARAEAADLQTLIDAEMGAFMLSAADWPFYAEKLRQQRYAFDESQMRPYLELDRVLHDGVFYMAQALYGLSFKPRKDLPVYHPDVSVWEVFNADDSALGLFLFDPYARDSKRGGAWMNAYVPQNHLLKAKPVVGNHLNITKPPAGEPVLLTFDEVTTLFHEFGHALHGLFSDVSYPMFSGTSVPRDFVEFPSQVHEMWAVWPDILQRYARHYETGEPMPQALVERFLAAKKFNQGYATTEYLAASLLDQAWHQLGPDEIPSDVAQFEKAALKRAGILLDTVPTRYRSAYFSHIFAGGYSAGYYSYIWSEVLDAETVEWFKAHDGLKRINGDWFRENLLSRGGSMDAMELFELFRGRAPRIEPLLEKRGLNAK
- a CDS encoding TlpA disulfide reductase family protein, which gives rise to MLSFNLGPIALSAPHAVLLAAALVAWLVGTLLGRRREISIGGALADILLVAMLSARVGFVLLYFEHYRDAPWGVLDIRDGGFSPAAALLGGVACAVWQLWRHPEWRRALSGGLLAGAMVLAAGSLLLERMQGPANELLEASVALIDGQTSRLAELADGRPLVLNLWATWCPPCVREMPVLEDAQARYPDVAFVYANQAEDAATVAQFLASQRLALQHVVLDHDARLAPMVGSRGLPTTLFIDADGKMVDSHFGPLSRATLASRMRHFGAPLQR
- a CDS encoding DUF819 family protein, with translation MNSALASLDASVLMQLMFLFGVPALLMWAESQLRIVATLSPVVLCYASGILVAHVPRVEFAAPLASGIIAASVLIAVPLLLFPANLRHWLGLARSTVVSFALAVAAVCISAVVVFLVLGQQLAAAADVSGMLTGLYTGGTPNMNAVALARGVDENTFILLNGADVILGSAYLLFLMTLAKPLLSRYFPAFRPAAGVAQTSQAAPVARAWWPGGAIAVLLSLLISALAAGLSWMLLGHFSEAALILGITTLAMLCTLSPRVRALSCSYETGQYLLLVFCITIGTQANIQHMLQAGSMVLLYSSCVLLFAVLLHFLSARVFGIDVDTVIITSTAAIYGPPFVGPIAKVLGNREVVMSGMTAGVLGLALGNYLGLAMASALSLGAGS
- a CDS encoding TonB-dependent receptor; translated protein: MLPVAAVAEDELDALFGPPPTVASEQMPAGPAASETQVQNTSEPAPAASIQLAQPAPTAAPRQPRRQIEEIVVTAQKTEQSLSDVPVSVTALQGEFLKNNNVVNLTEASAYVPNVRVESTSPSSPQVFIRGFGTNTFNPSFEPSVGLVQDEIFYARGAYFTESMFDLERIEVLRGPQGTLFGKNTIAGVFNIVTRGAPEQGVEADLSYARNEWADDRLEAGVGARLSERWGVRLAALEDHRHGRLYNTTIDRYEDTLEQSAQRLRLDYQGDGRLDFGLVGQRSESQVHFWPRQLYELDDDTRSYLQNFDPQLEDNPHDFQTSFDYPGYMNKDSWSAAAHADLELGPMLNLAGLNTTVVLGVSKLHVDQYQDLDTSPADLLRLYGDTEDYQQYSAEWRFSGHGDAPWGQGLEFVAGLFAMQTDYHIVTGIEAGQDLASYALSNDGLQLLSGGAIAGIPFGGLGQLTGLLAPLLGPLVGGVIGQDRYEYDFDQRVQTYAAFAQLSWHLDAHWSITPGLRINREVKDIRAKGETQCRTKPLTQQCIVQLLVSGEDYQQFIEREEDNLSPKLSLMYRHDDDLSLFANWSRGYKSGGANAISFTDGELEYEPETATAWELGIKSHWLQRSLSLNATLYRMDFDDLQVLAFNSVFFDVTNAASAYSQGLELDAYWLTPYQPLNLAASVGWLDARYDRYVDAPAPVSDGVNAQQDLSGKTLAFAPRWAATLSPTLEYRLGQHEFTLGLNARYQAQQYTDTDLDPATRVPGHVLYSAHLRVAPPSQRWSVTLGAKNLSDKRVLNQAIDSALFPGTFLANQQPGRVVYGKFSLQW